The Candidatus Neomarinimicrobiota bacterium region ATATTTTCATCCATCGTCATCTTGGCGATATGGTCCATCGCATACTTTTTCAGATTCGATGTAGCGTCATCGACCATCTCCTTGGTTATCGAAAATGTGGTTAGAATGATCGCCGTGGATTTATGGAAATTATTGTGATTTTCGATTCCCACCACAGGATAATCGTTTAATACCACGTCTATCCCGAGCTTGTCGGGGAGTACCCGGAATTTCGGATCCAAATCGGACAGGTAGAGAGTGGATCGACCTGCGCCGCATCCGGCGATTAAAAGCGCCATCAATGCTGCAGCTGCTGCGCTGATTAGCTTCCGCATTTTCTCATTCCTCCCGGTTTAGGAAGATTACCTCATATTATCGATGGCGTTTTGAAGCGAATCAAACCCTTGTTCTGCTTTGAACTCATTGAATAACGCTTCTTCCCTCTTCGCCGCTTCCAAGGTCGCCTTCCGGACAGAATCTTTTGAGTAACCCACCAGGACGTACCATGTGCCGTCGTCCCCCTTGTAGGTATTCAATACGATTGAACCTTCTAAGGTGTTTGCCGTTACCTGATTGCTGACGCTTTCAGTGTATTCCAACGCCTGTGCGTTCTCGCCTATCCCGCTCTCAGACATGAAGTCTCTCAAAAGTGTCTGAACCTGTATCTTTACGCTCTGCGAGATTTCATCGCGTGCGCGTGCCGTAGCCGCTTTTTTTGCCAGCATAGGGTTCTGCTTTTTCGCAAAACCAACCCCGAATAGGCTGTCGGGACTCGCCGGCGGGCTCATAACGAACCATGGCATTTCAGGTTCTTTGTCGAACTGTTCCGTGCTACCTGATTTATACGCACCACCCCCGCATGAAACGAGTAGTAACGCCAATAAAGCGAGTATGAAATTTCTCATGACTGACCCCTGTTGTTTTGTTAGTGCTCGAACATAATTAATTATCGTAAGTCCCTGTTGCCGGACTCTGCTGTATTCCTGATGGTCCTCCCGTAAGATAAATGATTAAGAGAACAGCATAGATTAGGTACGATTCCAATTCTGAAAAGTCAAGATTTATTTTTAGTCACTTTCCGCGCGCAATGGCAATTAATGCTGTCATTCTGAGATTGGCTCGCGCCTGTCTTCGGCTCTTCAGTCATCCGTCAACTGCCCGTCAGAAGATGGACAAGCCGGATGCACTCCATATTAAGTTCATGTGTAGGGGCAGG contains the following coding sequences:
- a CDS encoding LPP20 family lipoprotein encodes the protein MRNFILALLALLLVSCGGGAYKSGSTEQFDKEPEMPWFVMSPPASPDSLFGVGFAKKQNPMLAKKAATARARDEISQSVKIQVQTLLRDFMSESGIGENAQALEYTESVSNQVTANTLEGSIVLNTYKGDDGTWYVLVGYSKDSVRKATLEAAKREEALFNEFKAEQGFDSLQNAIDNMR